From one Dyella sp. 2HG41-7 genomic stretch:
- a CDS encoding helix-turn-helix domain-containing GNAT family N-acetyltransferase, producing MPISEALSQQAEAVRSFNRFYTRQIGVLDEGLLASQFSLTQARVLFELGTRKTITAKEIGDLLGLDAGYLSRMVQNFMSEGLVTRQPSKEDGRQWLLSLTPEGRKAFRELDRASHKLTASHLSRLSEPGRHRLLTSMQEVQRLLSPAKETAEITVRTHRMGDIGWAIERHGQLYADEFNLNSEFEALVTTLFAQFATKHDPAKERMWVAEVDGERVGCVFVVRNADDPNIAQLRCLIVDPKARGLGIGKRLVDECLAFAKSAGYPKIMLWTNDLLVSARRIYQGAGFSLESEKRHHSFGHDLVGQVWSRELT from the coding sequence ATGCCCATCTCCGAAGCCCTCTCCCAGCAAGCCGAAGCCGTCCGCAGCTTCAACCGCTTCTACACCCGCCAAATCGGCGTGCTCGACGAAGGTTTACTCGCCAGCCAGTTCTCGCTAACCCAAGCCCGCGTGCTATTCGAACTCGGCACGCGCAAAACCATCACCGCGAAAGAGATCGGCGATTTGTTGGGACTGGACGCCGGCTACCTCAGCCGCATGGTGCAAAACTTCATGTCGGAAGGTTTAGTAACGCGCCAACCGTCCAAAGAAGATGGCCGCCAATGGCTGCTTTCGCTCACACCCGAAGGACGCAAAGCGTTCCGCGAACTCGATCGCGCCTCGCACAAACTCACCGCCTCGCATCTTTCCCGTTTGTCGGAACCAGGTCGGCATCGATTGCTGACATCGATGCAAGAAGTGCAGCGTTTACTGTCACCCGCAAAAGAAACGGCAGAAATTACGGTACGCACGCATCGCATGGGCGATATCGGCTGGGCGATCGAACGCCACGGACAGCTTTATGCTGACGAATTCAACTTGAACAGCGAATTCGAAGCCTTGGTCACCACGCTGTTCGCGCAATTCGCCACGAAACACGATCCCGCCAAGGAACGCATGTGGGTGGCCGAAGTCGATGGCGAACGCGTCGGCTGCGTGTTCGTAGTGCGCAACGCAGACGATCCCAACATTGCGCAACTGCGTTGCCTGATCGTCGATCCGAAAGCGCGCGGCCTCGGTATCGGCAAACGCTTGGTGGACGAATGCCTCGCCTTCGCAAAAAGCGCCGGTTACCCAAAGATCATGCTGTGGACCAACGACCTGCTCGTCTCCGCCCGCCGCATCTACCAAGGCGCCGGGTTTTCGCTGGAGTCGGAAAAACGTCACCACAGCTTCGGCCACGATCTGGTCGGACAGGTTTGGTCGCGCGAACTTACCTGA
- a CDS encoding glycosyltransferase family 92 protein, with amino-acid sequence MRCVLAICAVFKDEAAYLREWVEFHQLMGVERFYLYNNNSSDRYLDALQPHIASGAVVLHEWPQHPAQLQAYEHCLRAHGSETDWLAFIDVDEFLFAPNAALLPDALAEFADHPGVGVNWVMFGSGGHKQKPQGGVLENYLRRGDLNGGVHYAHLRLPDGSYRSENAHIKSIVQPSKVTGCPNPHFMQYADNGRAVDENGLAIDGPFTSKVSVNKLRINHYWSKSEEECRRKFDRGFADGTGARDWNEFLLHEEILNTTHDDAVLRVVAQLGVLPPTWPLESFAQNEEGVWHSPLRDRPAHKAIHRLATQIHDLVQDASDTSVYSPTLAKEIHSRTSALHLSPRRTNLLHALEPFKEGTRVLEIGCGGGVLTRAWAERSCAIDAIEFAPHWARVAAARVREFPHARVFQASLRELALQPNYDVVSLTVGDDYAEALPRNEALRDAIAIAANALKPNGTLILMTPNRQASPDHRDIPTRAKIEAALREAGLEDIDLQLAFPDVWLPEVLISAQATKLAPNMRLDDLVAQRPLLREAGKEAAHWEMQFEAGTFADYAPGLMLVARRHGAPSPLRADKLAQSFADNRVPAINTVTDYVLEDGAVRTIPRTMLPDQTWIGSAFDLALEPRELPSGRSLLVQLRKALHDQRADVLVSLLRQWGALIYAQADDEDKIPGEWLDAMPANVYMEPDGESLSFHGGAWRARTPVEKQIPVYVGLWQVAYEAGLESLTGLASPVERVTWLCKRLQIDASAEWIGHGRHINEAFAREIHDGDCWNRTDRHLKIIPEWLIPPPPSDLYKHWQAKLQLSETAIAQAMRRIEAVGAPPRMHVIVIDTANDADAMQTTRASLEAQHYPHTQLSVISGDGDVMSQLSTEIAASDADWVQMLYAGDLLHSAALLLLAERVVAHPYVRAVYYDEDAHANGLFQHPVFKPDFNLDMLRSYPYPGRALAFHRQRCAELGGLDERYGDMATFDLVFRLIETDGLQSVGHIGEVMHRAALAYGQWLASETVKAHSAEIVSNHLTRIRVAHTMEPGSLPGFNRVKYQHAHTPLVSIIIPTKDQLPMLNGLIDSLLSKTSYINYELLIVDNNTEEPAACAYLDGIERLNSAQLRVLRYPYPFNYSAINNFAAAQARGEYLILLNNDTAVLHAEWIEALLNHAQRPEVGIVGAKLHFPDGRIQHGGVVLGLRGPADHPFIGQPMEADGYMHRLRVDQNYTAVTAACLMIRKSVYDEVGGLDEQDFKVSYNDVDLCLKVHKAGYLTVWTPYSRLMHVGSVSQTKVDKTAQEAKQKRFEGEQGAMYRKWMNVLARDPAYSTNLSIDGSGFELNPLSSHAWQPFATPLLPRMFCVAADEHGCGHYRIRQPFASMQRNGIVEGVIAGVHLQPVAMERFQPTSLIMQRQINEHQIKLLESYRDFSNAFKVFELDDLIHQVPVKSAFHSIIPKDVVKSLRRALATVDRFVVSTDTLAEELKDFHSDIRVVLNRLPVDWWSDLSTQRRVGRKPRVGWGGGSSHRGDLELIADVVRDLAGEVEWVFFGMCPDKLRPYVHEFHTGVPIEEYPRKLASLNLDLALAPLEENAFNECKSNLRLLEYGACGFPVVCTDMISYQNDLPVTRVKNRYKDWMGAIRMHLDDLDATAKSGDALRDAVLKDWMLEGDKLTEWRDAWLPN; translated from the coding sequence ATGCGTTGCGTGCTTGCGATTTGCGCGGTGTTTAAGGACGAAGCTGCGTATCTGCGCGAATGGGTGGAGTTCCATCAGCTCATGGGCGTGGAGCGTTTCTACCTTTACAACAACAACAGTTCGGATCGCTATCTGGATGCGTTGCAGCCGCATATCGCCTCCGGCGCCGTGGTGCTGCACGAATGGCCGCAGCATCCGGCGCAGTTGCAGGCGTACGAGCATTGCCTGCGCGCGCACGGCAGCGAAACGGATTGGCTCGCGTTTATCGATGTGGACGAATTCCTGTTCGCGCCCAACGCCGCGCTGCTGCCGGATGCGTTGGCGGAATTCGCCGATCATCCCGGCGTGGGTGTGAATTGGGTGATGTTCGGTTCCGGCGGCCATAAACAAAAGCCGCAAGGCGGCGTGTTGGAAAACTATCTACGCCGCGGCGATCTCAACGGCGGCGTGCACTATGCGCATCTTCGTCTGCCAGACGGCAGCTACCGTTCGGAAAACGCACATATAAAGAGCATCGTGCAACCGTCCAAGGTGACCGGCTGCCCGAATCCGCATTTCATGCAGTACGCCGACAACGGGCGCGCCGTCGACGAAAACGGCCTAGCCATCGACGGACCGTTCACCAGCAAGGTGTCGGTCAACAAGCTGCGCATCAATCATTACTGGAGCAAGTCGGAAGAAGAATGCCGCCGCAAGTTCGACCGCGGCTTTGCGGACGGTACCGGCGCGCGCGACTGGAACGAGTTCCTGCTGCACGAAGAAATTCTCAACACCACGCACGACGACGCGGTGCTGCGCGTGGTCGCGCAGCTTGGCGTGTTGCCGCCGACGTGGCCGCTGGAATCGTTCGCCCAGAACGAAGAAGGCGTGTGGCATTCGCCGTTGCGCGATCGTCCCGCGCATAAAGCGATTCATCGCCTCGCCACCCAAATCCATGACTTGGTGCAGGACGCGAGCGACACCAGCGTGTATTCGCCTACGCTCGCCAAAGAAATTCACAGCCGCACCAGCGCGCTGCATCTGTCGCCACGCCGAACCAACCTGCTGCATGCATTGGAGCCTTTCAAAGAAGGTACGCGCGTGCTGGAGATCGGTTGCGGCGGCGGCGTGCTGACGCGCGCCTGGGCCGAGCGCAGTTGCGCGATCGACGCCATCGAGTTCGCGCCGCACTGGGCGCGCGTCGCTGCAGCGCGTGTGCGCGAGTTTCCGCATGCGCGCGTGTTCCAAGCCAGTCTGCGCGAGTTGGCCTTGCAACCGAATTACGATGTGGTGTCGCTGACCGTCGGCGACGACTACGCCGAAGCGCTTCCACGCAATGAGGCATTGCGCGATGCCATCGCTATCGCCGCTAACGCGCTCAAGCCGAACGGCACGTTGATTTTGATGACGCCCAATCGCCAGGCGTCGCCCGACCACCGCGATATTCCCACTCGCGCCAAGATCGAAGCCGCGCTGCGTGAAGCCGGGTTGGAAGATATCGATCTGCAACTGGCCTTTCCCGATGTGTGGTTGCCGGAAGTGTTGATCTCCGCGCAAGCAACCAAGCTTGCGCCGAACATGCGACTGGACGATCTCGTTGCGCAACGCCCCTTGCTGCGCGAAGCCGGCAAAGAGGCCGCGCATTGGGAGATGCAATTCGAAGCGGGCACATTTGCGGATTACGCGCCCGGACTGATGCTCGTCGCGCGTCGCCATGGCGCGCCGTCGCCCCTGCGTGCGGACAAGCTGGCGCAATCCTTCGCCGACAATCGCGTGCCGGCGATCAACACCGTCACTGACTACGTACTGGAGGACGGCGCGGTCCGAACGATTCCGCGCACGATGCTCCCCGATCAAACTTGGATCGGCTCCGCGTTCGATCTTGCGCTGGAACCGCGCGAGCTGCCTTCCGGCCGCTCATTACTGGTGCAGCTGCGCAAGGCGCTTCACGATCAGCGCGCTGACGTGCTGGTGTCGTTGCTGCGTCAGTGGGGCGCGCTTATCTACGCGCAAGCTGACGACGAAGACAAAATTCCGGGCGAGTGGCTCGACGCCATGCCCGCGAATGTATACATGGAACCCGATGGCGAAAGCCTGAGTTTCCACGGCGGCGCGTGGCGCGCGCGTACGCCGGTCGAGAAACAAATTCCGGTGTACGTTGGTCTTTGGCAGGTCGCTTACGAGGCCGGTTTGGAATCGCTGACGGGCTTGGCTTCGCCGGTCGAACGCGTGACTTGGCTATGCAAGCGCCTGCAGATCGACGCCTCGGCCGAATGGATCGGGCACGGTCGCCATATCAACGAGGCCTTCGCGCGCGAAATTCACGACGGCGATTGCTGGAACCGCACCGATCGTCATCTCAAGATCATTCCCGAATGGTTGATTCCGCCGCCGCCCTCGGATCTCTACAAACATTGGCAGGCGAAACTGCAGCTCAGCGAAACGGCCATTGCGCAGGCGATGCGCCGTATCGAAGCGGTCGGCGCGCCGCCGCGCATGCATGTGATCGTGATCGATACCGCCAACGACGCGGACGCCATGCAAACCACGCGCGCAAGCCTGGAGGCGCAGCATTATCCGCACACCCAGCTCAGCGTGATCAGCGGCGACGGCGATGTCATGTCGCAACTGAGCACCGAAATCGCTGCCAGCGATGCCGACTGGGTGCAAATGCTTTACGCCGGCGACTTGCTGCATTCGGCCGCGCTGTTGTTGCTGGCCGAGCGCGTGGTCGCGCATCCGTACGTTCGCGCCGTGTATTACGACGAAGACGCACACGCGAACGGCTTGTTCCAGCATCCGGTGTTCAAGCCGGATTTCAATCTCGACATGCTGCGCAGCTATCCCTATCCGGGTCGCGCACTGGCCTTCCATCGCCAGCGTTGCGCCGAGCTGGGTGGCCTGGACGAACGCTACGGCGATATGGCGACATTCGATCTGGTGTTCCGCCTGATCGAAACGGACGGTTTGCAATCCGTCGGCCATATCGGCGAAGTGATGCATCGCGCCGCACTGGCGTACGGTCAGTGGCTGGCGTCGGAGACGGTGAAAGCGCATAGCGCCGAGATCGTGTCCAACCACCTTACGCGCATTCGCGTGGCGCATACGATGGAGCCAGGCTCCCTGCCCGGATTCAATCGCGTGAAGTATCAGCATGCGCACACGCCGCTGGTGTCGATCATCATACCGACCAAGGATCAGCTGCCGATGCTCAACGGCCTGATCGACAGTCTTTTGTCCAAGACCAGCTACATCAACTACGAATTGCTGATCGTCGACAACAATACGGAAGAACCCGCCGCCTGCGCCTATCTCGACGGCATCGAACGCTTGAACAGCGCGCAGTTGCGCGTGTTGCGTTATCCGTATCCGTTCAACTATTCGGCGATCAATAACTTCGCCGCGGCGCAAGCGCGTGGCGAGTATCTGATACTGCTCAACAACGATACCGCCGTGCTGCACGCGGAGTGGATTGAAGCGCTGCTCAATCACGCGCAGCGTCCGGAAGTCGGTATCGTCGGCGCGAAACTGCATTTCCCCGATGGCCGCATTCAACACGGCGGCGTGGTATTGGGTTTGCGTGGTCCGGCCGACCATCCGTTTATCGGGCAACCGATGGAAGCGGACGGTTATATGCATCGTCTGCGGGTGGATCAAAACTACACCGCCGTCACCGCCGCCTGCTTGATGATCCGCAAATCGGTGTACGACGAAGTCGGCGGTCTCGACGAGCAAGATTTCAAAGTCTCCTACAACGACGTCGACCTGTGCCTGAAAGTGCACAAGGCCGGCTACCTCACCGTGTGGACGCCGTACTCGCGCCTGATGCATGTGGGCAGCGTCAGCCAGACCAAGGTGGACAAGACCGCGCAAGAAGCGAAGCAGAAACGCTTCGAGGGCGAACAGGGCGCGATGTATCGCAAGTGGATGAATGTCCTTGCGCGCGACCCCGCTTACAGCACGAATCTCAGCATCGACGGCTCCGGCTTCGAATTGAATCCGCTGAGCAGCCATGCATGGCAACCGTTCGCCACACCGTTGCTGCCGCGTATGTTCTGCGTCGCCGCCGATGAACACGGTTGCGGTCACTATCGCATTCGTCAGCCGTTCGCCTCCATGCAACGCAACGGCATCGTGGAAGGCGTCATCGCCGGCGTGCACTTGCAGCCCGTGGCGATGGAACGGTTTCAGCCAACTTCGCTGATTATGCAGCGGCAGATCAACGAGCATCAGATCAAGCTGCTGGAGAGCTATCGCGATTTCTCGAACGCCTTCAAAGTGTTCGAGCTGGACGATTTGATCCACCAGGTTCCAGTCAAGAGCGCATTCCACAGCATCATCCCAAAAGACGTGGTGAAATCGCTGCGACGCGCCTTAGCGACGGTGGACCGCTTTGTCGTATCAACCGATACGTTGGCCGAAGAGTTGAAAGATTTCCACTCCGATATCCGCGTGGTGCTCAATCGTCTGCCGGTGGATTGGTGGAGCGACTTGTCCACGCAACGCCGCGTGGGACGCAAGCCGCGCGTCGGTTGGGGCGGCGGCTCCAGCCATCGCGGCGACCTGGAGTTGATCGCCGACGTGGTGCGCGATCTCGCTGGCGAGGTGGAATGGGTGTTCTTCGGTATGTGCCCCGACAAGCTTCGCCCCTATGTGCACGAGTTTCATACCGGCGTACCGATCGAAGAATATCCACGCAAGCTCGCATCGCTGAACCTCGATCTCGCGCTGGCGCCGCTGGAAGAAAATGCCTTCAACGAATGCAAGAGCAATTTGCGCTTGCTTGAATACGGCGCTTGCGGCTTTCCGGTGGTTTGCACCGATATGATTTCCTATCAAAACGATTTGCCGGTCACGCGCGTGAAGAACCGCTACAAAGATTGGATGGGCGCGATTCGCATGCATCTGGATGATTTGGATGCTACGGCGAAATCGGGCGATGCGTTGCGCGATGCAGTGTTGAAGGATTGGATGCTGGAAGGCGACAAATTGACGGAATGGCGCGACGCTTGGCTCCCGAACTAA
- a CDS encoding flagellin, with translation MSLVLNTNIASLQAQNNLSRSTSALSTATQDLSSGLKINSAADNAAGYAIATRFQTQIGGLGQASTNASDAINLSQTAGSALSQVTSNLQSIRDLAVQAANGTYQSSDRAAINTSVQQYLSEITRIANQTTFNGTNVLNGSVSSLSFQIGANVGQAINVQLGQGVTTGQMGQTSEISTANMSGAFVNASGATGQSISLSGLSIEGSDGNVVSLSGATANSAQGVADAINAAGVAGVSAAVNASGGINIYSTGELAVSGSALTGAAGTVFNLTTGAVAYGASGTGATASGFAATGASYTDGSVITASGSLVGGDVLTVDDANSLISRVDAALTTVSNFASTLGAVQNRFQSTIATLSAQQTNLTSSQSSIQDTDFAATTAQLSKSQVLQQAGISVLATANSQPQQILKLLG, from the coding sequence ATGTCACTCGTTCTTAATACCAACATCGCCTCGCTGCAGGCCCAGAACAACCTGAGCCGTTCGACCAGCGCACTGAGCACCGCTACCCAGGATTTGTCCTCGGGTCTGAAGATCAACAGCGCGGCCGACAACGCTGCCGGTTACGCCATCGCCACGCGTTTCCAGACGCAGATCGGTGGTCTGGGTCAGGCCAGCACCAACGCCAGCGACGCCATCAACTTGTCGCAGACCGCGGGTTCGGCGCTGAGCCAGGTCACGTCCAACCTGCAGTCGATCCGCGATCTCGCGGTGCAGGCGGCCAACGGCACGTATCAGTCTTCCGACCGCGCCGCGATCAACACCTCGGTGCAGCAGTACCTGTCGGAAATCACGCGTATCGCCAACCAGACCACCTTCAACGGCACCAACGTGTTGAACGGTTCGGTGAGCAGCTTGTCGTTCCAGATCGGTGCGAACGTCGGCCAGGCCATCAATGTGCAGCTCGGCCAGGGCGTCACCACCGGCCAGATGGGCCAGACCTCCGAGATCTCCACGGCCAACATGAGCGGCGCGTTCGTGAACGCCAGTGGCGCGACCGGTCAGTCGATCAGCTTGAGCGGCCTGTCCATCGAAGGTTCGGACGGCAACGTCGTCAGCCTGAGCGGTGCAACCGCTAACAGCGCACAGGGCGTGGCCGATGCGATCAACGCGGCCGGCGTCGCCGGTGTCAGCGCGGCGGTCAATGCCAGCGGCGGTATCAACATCTACTCCACCGGCGAGTTGGCGGTTTCCGGTTCGGCCCTTACGGGTGCGGCGGGTACCGTGTTCAACCTGACCACCGGCGCAGTCGCGTACGGCGCCAGCGGCACCGGCGCAACGGCTTCGGGCTTTGCAGCCACGGGCGCCAGCTACACCGACGGCTCCGTGATCACTGCTTCCGGTTCGCTGGTGGGTGGCGATGTTTTGACGGTCGACGATGCCAACAGCCTGATCTCTCGCGTAGATGCGGCGCTGACCACGGTCAGCAACTTCGCCAGCACGTTGGGCGCAGTGCAGAACCGCTTCCAGTCGACGATCGCGACGTTGAGCGCACAGCAAACCAACCTGACGTCCTCGCAAAGTTCGATTCAAGACACGGACTTCGCGGCGACCACGGCGCAGCTGAGCAAGTCGCAGGTGTTGCAGCAGGCAGGTATCTCGGTGCTCGCCACCGCGAACTCCCAGCCGCAGCAGATCCTGAAGTTGTTGGGTTAA
- the fliD gene encoding flagellar filament capping protein FliD — protein sequence MSSISSVGSTSSALSSAISGASSTTSTGSSGSGISGTGLLSSLGLGTGLDVNSIITAMVNAQESGPQSQITNQTNLDNNQIAGLTALQTSLSGIQAALNELTSSTTYSTYTSTLSNTSLGTASTLPDASPGTYSINVSALATAQKSVSAAQPSAATIGTGTLNITVGSKTMNVSVGATDTLSAIASSINNGSGNPGVTATIVSGVNGSQLVLTSTSTGTANAFSVSAGSGSSSGVSTLATSLNTPSSAATDASLTIDGIAVTSANNSVSGALTGVTLNLTSTGSSQLTVAQSTTPISTAVNDFVSAYNSYASTVSQLDSYDSSTKAAGVLLGDATLSSIQSQLSNVLGSSVSGNSIGNLASLGITRNADGTMVLNSTTLANTLSSNPSAVQGLFTGTNGLGTRLSSLVTNFNSSSGVLQTRINSLNTAVTNLATQQTALNQRMALYQQQLVKQYTNLSTLMTSLNNTSSYLTQSMDAMNNVSSSSKG from the coding sequence ATGAGCAGCATCTCCAGCGTAGGCAGCACGTCGAGCGCACTCTCCAGCGCGATCAGCGGAGCTTCCTCCACCACCAGCACCGGTTCGAGCGGCAGCGGCATCAGCGGCACCGGCTTGCTCAGTTCGCTGGGTCTGGGCACGGGGCTGGACGTGAACTCGATCATCACCGCGATGGTCAATGCGCAGGAATCGGGCCCGCAGTCGCAGATCACCAACCAGACGAATCTGGACAACAACCAGATCGCCGGCCTCACCGCCCTGCAAACCTCATTGAGCGGCATCCAGGCGGCGTTGAACGAGCTGACGTCCAGCACGACGTACAGCACCTACACCTCCACGCTATCCAATACGTCGCTCGGCACCGCCAGCACTTTGCCGGATGCGTCGCCGGGTACGTACAGCATCAATGTCTCGGCGCTTGCCACCGCGCAGAAAAGCGTCAGCGCGGCGCAACCCAGCGCGGCGACCATCGGCACCGGCACGCTCAATATCACGGTGGGCAGCAAGACAATGAATGTGTCGGTCGGCGCGACCGATACGCTGTCGGCCATCGCCAGCAGCATCAACAATGGCAGCGGCAATCCCGGCGTGACGGCGACGATCGTATCGGGCGTCAACGGTAGCCAGCTGGTGTTGACCTCAACCAGCACCGGCACGGCCAACGCCTTCAGCGTGAGCGCGGGCAGCGGCAGCAGCAGCGGTGTCAGCACGCTGGCCACGTCGCTCAATACGCCCAGCAGCGCGGCCACCGATGCGTCGTTGACCATCGACGGCATCGCCGTCACCAGCGCCAACAACAGTGTGTCCGGCGCACTGACCGGCGTCACGTTGAATCTCACGTCGACCGGCAGCTCCCAGCTCACCGTGGCGCAAAGCACCACCCCGATCAGCACGGCGGTGAACGACTTCGTGAGCGCGTACAACTCTTACGCAAGCACGGTGAGCCAGCTCGACAGCTACGACAGTTCCACCAAGGCCGCCGGCGTGCTGCTGGGCGACGCAACCTTGTCGTCGATCCAGAGCCAGCTTTCGAATGTGCTGGGCAGCAGCGTTTCGGGCAACAGCATCGGAAACCTCGCCAGCCTGGGCATTACCCGCAACGCCGACGGCACCATGGTGCTGAACTCGACCACGCTGGCGAACACGCTTTCCAGCAATCCGTCGGCGGTGCAGGGCTTGTTCACCGGCACCAACGGCCTGGGCACGCGGTTGAGCTCGCTCGTCACCAATTTCAACAGCAGCTCCGGCGTGTTGCAGACGCGCATCAACAGCCTCAACACGGCCGTGACCAATCTTGCGACCCAGCAGACCGCGCTGAATCAGCGCATGGCGCTGTATCAGCAGCAGTTGGTGAAGCAATACACGAATCTGAGCACGCTGATGACGTCGCTCAACAACACCAGCTCCTACCTCACGCAATCCATGGATGCGATGAACAACGTCAGCAGTAGCAGCAAGGGTTGA
- the fliS gene encoding flagellar export chaperone FliS, whose amino-acid sequence MSYMSRNGSSLYAQTRAQGSVEGADRHQLLAMLLDGLVDRINQARGHILHKDVVAKGAAFGKAIGIVNALRESLDHNVEPTLTGRLDALYDYINRRLLHAQLNDDVRALDECERLIAPIREAWHAIRETYLAELNQAKVKEAAL is encoded by the coding sequence ATGAGTTATATGTCGCGAAACGGTAGTTCGCTGTACGCACAAACCCGCGCGCAGGGCAGCGTCGAAGGCGCCGATCGCCACCAGCTTTTGGCGATGTTGTTGGATGGCCTGGTCGATCGCATCAATCAGGCGCGCGGCCATATCCTGCATAAAGATGTAGTGGCCAAGGGCGCGGCGTTCGGCAAGGCCATCGGCATCGTCAACGCGCTGCGCGAAAGCCTCGATCACAACGTCGAGCCCACGCTTACCGGTCGTCTCGATGCGCTGTACGACTATATCAATCGCAGGCTTCTGCACGCGCAATTGAACGACGACGTGCGCGCGCTGGACGAATGCGAGCGCCTGATTGCGCCCATTCGCGAAGCCTGGCACGCGATCCGCGAAACCTACCTGGCCGAACTCAACCAGGCGAAGGTGAAAGAAGCCGCGCTATGA
- a CDS encoding PilZ domain-containing protein has translation MQTAQANERWQAFSERVAYQGRPNLTVDAFDPVPEAIARLNERNVHILRSLASLDERRGENATDDDDPLMQELQRMDSKINVLLDIVDRLLLPDALLPPRHPVSFNAVGLVLPENVLPSVDNLLVRLHFDACRALPLELFAQRGASLSDNNAFVYFCELSEVVEDGLERFVFCHHRRKVAEARLTGANENVSGSKHRM, from the coding sequence ATGCAAACTGCGCAAGCTAATGAAAGGTGGCAGGCGTTTTCGGAGCGGGTCGCGTATCAAGGCCGTCCCAACCTGACGGTGGACGCCTTCGATCCGGTGCCTGAAGCCATCGCACGTCTCAATGAGCGCAATGTGCACATCCTGCGTTCGCTTGCATCGTTGGATGAGCGCCGAGGCGAAAACGCCACCGACGACGACGATCCGCTGATGCAAGAGCTGCAGCGCATGGACAGCAAAATCAATGTGTTGCTCGATATCGTCGACCGCCTTCTTCTGCCTGACGCATTGTTGCCGCCGCGTCACCCGGTGAGCTTCAACGCCGTGGGTTTGGTGCTGCCGGAAAACGTGCTTCCCAGTGTCGACAACCTGTTGGTGCGTCTGCATTTCGACGCATGCCGCGCACTTCCGCTCGAACTGTTTGCGCAACGTGGAGCGTCACTTAGTGACAACAACGCTTTCGTTTACTTTTGTGAATTGAGCGAAGTGGTCGAAGATGGGTTGGAACGTTTCGTTTTTTGTCACCATCGGCGAAAAGTGGCAGAAGCCCGTTTGACGGGCGCAAATGAAAATGTGTCGGGGAGCAAGCACAGAATGTGA